The Vibrio kanaloae genome has a window encoding:
- the nusG gene encoding transcription termination/antitermination protein NusG, whose product MSEAPKKRWYVVQAFSGFEGRVAQSLREHIKMHNMEEFFGDVLVPTEEVVEMRAGQRRKSERKFFPGYVLVQMIMNDESWHLVRSIPRVMGFIGGTSDRPAPITDKEADAILNRLEKASESPRPKTMFEAGEVVRVNDGPFADFNGTVEEVDYEKSRIKVSVSIFGRATPVELEFGQVEKLD is encoded by the coding sequence ATGAGTGAAGCTCCAAAAAAACGTTGGTATGTAGTTCAAGCCTTTTCTGGCTTTGAAGGTCGTGTTGCTCAGTCGCTACGCGAGCATATTAAAATGCACAACATGGAAGAATTCTTTGGTGACGTTTTAGTACCTACTGAAGAAGTAGTGGAAATGCGTGCAGGTCAACGCCGTAAAAGTGAACGTAAATTCTTCCCTGGCTACGTCTTAGTTCAAATGATCATGAATGATGAATCATGGCACTTAGTACGCAGCATTCCGCGTGTTATGGGCTTCATTGGTGGTACCTCTGATCGTCCTGCACCAATCACTGATAAAGAAGCTGATGCTATTTTGAACCGTCTAGAGAAAGCGAGCGAGTCTCCACGTCCTAAGACAATGTTCGAAGCGGGTGAAGTGGTTCGTGTGAACGATGGTCCATTTGCTGATTTTAACGGTACTGTTGAAGAAGTAGATTACGAGAAAAGCCGTATTAAGGTATCTGTATCGATCTTTGGTCGTGCAACACCGGTTGAGCTTGAATTTGGTCAAGTCGAAAAACTGGATTAA
- the rplK gene encoding 50S ribosomal protein L11: MAKKVEAYIKLQVAAGMANPSPPVGPALGQHGVNIMEFCKAFNAKTESVEKGLPTPVVITVYNDRSFTFVTKTPPAAVLLKKAAGVKSGSGRPNTEKVGTVTDAQIQEIAETKAADMTGADIEAMKRSIAGTARSMGLVVEG; the protein is encoded by the coding sequence ATGGCTAAGAAAGTTGAAGCTTATATCAAACTGCAAGTTGCAGCTGGTATGGCAAACCCAAGTCCACCGGTTGGTCCTGCTCTAGGTCAACACGGCGTGAACATCATGGAATTCTGTAAAGCGTTCAACGCAAAAACAGAATCTGTTGAGAAAGGTCTACCTACTCCAGTAGTTATTACTGTTTACAACGACCGTTCTTTCACGTTCGTAACTAAGACTCCACCTGCTGCTGTTCTTCTTAAGAAAGCTGCTGGCGTTAAGTCTGGTTCTGGTCGTCCAAACACTGAAAAAGTGGGCACTGTAACTGACGCTCAAATCCAAGAAATCGCAGAAACTAAAGCTGCTGATATGACTGGTGCTGACATCGAAGCAATGAAGCGTTCTATTGCTGGTACTGCTCGTTCAATGGGCCTAGTGGTAGAGGGATAA
- the rplJ gene encoding 50S ribosomal protein L10, with amino-acid sequence MALNLQDKKAIVAEVNEAASGALSAVVADSRGVEVGAMTSLRKQAREAGVYMKVVRNTLARRAVQGTDYECLVDTFTGPTLIAFSNEHPGAAARLFKDFAKENKDFEIKAAAFEGAVTDAEVLATLPTYDEAIARLMMCMKEASAGKLVRTIAAVRDQKEEAAA; translated from the coding sequence ATGGCTTTAAATCTTCAAGACAAAAAAGCAATTGTTGCTGAAGTCAACGAAGCTGCCAGTGGTGCACTTTCTGCAGTTGTAGCTGATTCTCGTGGCGTTGAAGTTGGCGCAATGACTTCTCTACGTAAACAAGCTCGCGAAGCGGGTGTTTACATGAAAGTTGTTCGTAACACACTAGCACGCCGTGCGGTTCAGGGTACAGACTACGAGTGTCTAGTAGACACTTTCACTGGTCCTACTCTGATCGCATTCTCTAATGAGCACCCAGGTGCTGCAGCGCGTCTTTTCAAAGACTTCGCTAAAGAGAATAAAGATTTCGAGATCAAAGCTGCTGCATTTGAAGGCGCAGTTACTGATGCTGAAGTACTAGCGACACTACCAACTTACGACGAAGCAATTGCACGCCTAATGATGTGCATGAAAGAAGCTTCTGCTGGCAAGCTGGTTCGTACTATCGCTGCTGTTCGCGACCAAAAAGAAGAAGCTGCGGCATAA
- the tuf gene encoding elongation factor Tu — MSKEKFERTKPHVNVGTIGHVDHGKTTLTAAICTTLAKVYGGVAKDFASIDNAPEERERGITIATSHVEYDTPSRHYAHVDCPGHADYVKNMITGAAQMDGGILVVAATDGPMPQTREHILLGRQVGIPYIIVFMNKCDMVDDEELLELVEMEVRELLSEYDFPGDDLPVIQGSALGALNGEKQWEDKIVELAEALDSYIPEPERAVDQPFLLPIEDVFSIQGRGTVVTGRIERGILRVGDEVEIVGIKETTLTTCTGVEMFRKLLDEGRAGENVGALLRGTKRDDVERGQVLSAKGSINPHTKFESEVYVLSKDEGGRHTPFFKGYRPQFYFRTTDVTGDITLPEGVEMVMPGDNVQMTVELIAPIAMDEGLRFAIREGGRTVGAGVVAKIFA; from the coding sequence ATGTCTAAAGAAAAATTTGAACGTACGAAACCGCACGTAAACGTTGGTACTATCGGCCACGTTGACCACGGTAAAACAACTCTAACTGCTGCTATCTGTACTACACTTGCAAAAGTGTACGGTGGTGTTGCTAAAGATTTCGCATCTATCGATAACGCTCCAGAAGAGCGTGAGCGCGGTATCACAATCGCTACTTCTCACGTTGAGTACGACACTCCATCACGTCACTACGCACACGTAGACTGTCCAGGACACGCGGATTATGTTAAAAACATGATCACTGGTGCTGCACAAATGGACGGCGGCATCCTAGTTGTTGCTGCGACTGACGGCCCTATGCCTCAAACTCGTGAGCACATCCTACTTGGTCGTCAAGTTGGTATCCCTTACATCATCGTATTCATGAACAAATGTGACATGGTTGATGACGAAGAGCTACTTGAGCTAGTTGAGATGGAAGTTCGTGAACTTCTTTCTGAATACGATTTCCCAGGTGATGACCTACCAGTTATCCAAGGTTCTGCACTTGGCGCACTAAACGGCGAGAAGCAATGGGAAGACAAGATTGTTGAGCTTGCAGAAGCACTAGATTCTTACATCCCAGAGCCAGAGCGTGCAGTAGACCAACCGTTCCTACTACCAATTGAAGACGTATTCTCAATTCAAGGTCGTGGTACTGTTGTAACTGGTCGTATCGAGCGCGGTATCCTACGTGTAGGTGACGAAGTAGAAATCGTTGGTATCAAAGAGACAACTCTTACTACTTGTACTGGTGTTGAAATGTTCCGTAAACTGCTTGACGAAGGTCGTGCAGGTGAGAACGTTGGTGCACTTCTACGTGGTACTAAGCGTGATGACGTTGAACGTGGCCAAGTACTTTCTGCGAAAGGTTCTATCAACCCACACACTAAGTTTGAGTCTGAAGTATACGTACTTTCTAAAGACGAAGGCGGCCGTCACACTCCTTTCTTCAAGGGTTACCGTCCACAGTTCTACTTCCGTACAACTGACGTAACAGGCGATATCACTCTACCAGAAGGCGTAGAAATGGTAATGCCAGGTGACAACGTTCAAATGACTGTTGAGCTAATTGCTCCAATCGCAATGGACGAAGGTCTACGTTTCGCAATCCGCGAAGGTGGCCGTACTGTTGGTGCTGGTGTTGTAGCTAAAATCTTTGCATAA
- the rplA gene encoding 50S ribosomal protein L1 — MAKLTKRMRVIRDKVDSTKEYEINEAVALLKELATAKFVESVDVAVNLGIDARKSDQNVRGATVLPHGTGRDIRVAVFTQGANAEAAKAAGADIVGMEDLAEQVKKGEMNFDVVVASPDAMRVVGQLGTILGPRGLMPNPKVGTVTPNVAEAVKNAKAGQVRYRNDKNGIIHTTIGKASFEANQLQENLEALLVALKKAKPSSAKGSYLKKVSISTTMGAGVAVDQASLDTQAN, encoded by the coding sequence ATGGCAAAACTTACTAAGCGTATGCGCGTAATCCGCGACAAAGTTGATTCAACTAAAGAATACGAGATCAACGAAGCTGTTGCTCTTCTTAAAGAACTAGCAACTGCTAAGTTCGTTGAGTCTGTAGACGTTGCTGTTAACCTAGGCATCGATGCTCGTAAATCTGACCAAAACGTTCGTGGCGCAACTGTGTTACCTCACGGTACTGGCCGTGACATCCGCGTTGCTGTTTTCACTCAAGGTGCAAACGCAGAAGCTGCTAAAGCTGCTGGCGCAGATATCGTTGGTATGGAAGATCTTGCTGAGCAAGTGAAAAAAGGCGAAATGAACTTCGACGTAGTTGTTGCTTCTCCAGATGCAATGCGTGTTGTTGGTCAACTAGGTACAATCCTAGGTCCACGCGGCCTTATGCCAAACCCTAAAGTTGGTACTGTAACTCCTAACGTTGCTGAAGCGGTTAAGAACGCTAAAGCTGGTCAGGTTCGTTACCGTAACGACAAGAACGGCATCATCCACACTACTATCGGTAAAGCATCTTTCGAAGCTAACCAGCTTCAAGAGAACCTAGAAGCACTTCTAGTTGCTCTTAAGAAAGCTAAGCCTTCTTCAGCTAAAGGTTCTTACCTGAAGAAAGTAAGCATCTCGACTACGATGGGTGCTGGTGTTGCTGTTGATCAAGCTAGTCTTGATACTCAAGCAAACTAA
- the birA gene encoding bifunctional biotin--[acetyl-CoA-carboxylase] ligase/biotin operon repressor BirA, translating to MREHSTKLALLRCLADGEFHSGEDLGEMIGVSRAAISKHIKGIQEWGLDIYRVQGKGYKLASRLDMLDQEKLSAVSRDASLELIPIIGSTNQHLLERTNTLESGSVCIAEYQAAGRGRRGREWVSPFGANLYLSMYWRLDAGMAAAMGLSLVVGVAVVEALEEMGVEGVKLKWPNDLYHNDKKLAGILVELSGQSGGAAHIVIGLGLNLSMDPTTSGIGQPWTSLKEVCDGKVPDRSQLAQALINAWDKSLVDYELKGMSNFVERWNRLDNFLGRNVKLIIGPREIEGVVQGIDEQGAVLLKTENGIESYIGGEISLRKGS from the coding sequence ATGAGAGAACACAGTACCAAGCTTGCACTATTGAGGTGCCTTGCTGACGGTGAGTTTCATTCAGGTGAAGACCTAGGTGAAATGATTGGTGTATCACGAGCGGCTATCAGTAAGCACATTAAAGGTATTCAAGAGTGGGGTTTAGATATCTATCGAGTACAAGGCAAGGGTTACAAGCTAGCCAGTCGTTTGGATATGCTTGACCAAGAAAAATTGTCTGCAGTTAGTCGCGATGCTTCTCTTGAACTCATTCCCATCATAGGTTCTACAAACCAACACCTATTAGAGCGTACTAACACCCTCGAATCGGGTTCTGTCTGTATTGCTGAATATCAAGCTGCGGGTCGTGGACGCCGTGGACGAGAGTGGGTATCGCCATTCGGTGCAAACCTCTATCTTTCAATGTATTGGAGACTTGACGCAGGGATGGCTGCCGCGATGGGCTTAAGCCTTGTGGTTGGTGTTGCTGTTGTTGAAGCTTTGGAAGAAATGGGTGTAGAAGGTGTAAAGCTCAAATGGCCGAACGACCTCTACCACAATGATAAGAAGCTTGCAGGTATCTTGGTCGAGCTGTCAGGACAGTCTGGTGGCGCTGCACATATTGTGATTGGTTTAGGGCTAAACTTATCCATGGATCCAACAACATCAGGTATTGGCCAGCCATGGACTTCCCTTAAAGAAGTGTGTGATGGAAAGGTGCCAGACCGTAGTCAGTTAGCGCAGGCTCTAATCAATGCCTGGGATAAGTCTCTTGTCGATTATGAGCTGAAAGGGATGTCCAATTTTGTAGAGCGTTGGAACCGCTTGGATAACTTCTTAGGTCGCAATGTGAAGCTGATTATTGGACCTCGAGAAATTGAAGGTGTCGTACAAGGTATTGATGAGCAGGGTGCTGTGTTACTCAAAACCGAGAATGGTATCGAAAGTTATATCGGCGGTGAAATCTCACTAAGGAAAGGTAGCTAA
- the secE gene encoding preprotein translocase subunit SecE translates to MKANAETPDSSSAADTMKWIVAFVLLAAAVVGNYLYGELSVVIRAAGVVVLIAAALGVAATTTKGKAAIDFAKESRMEIRKVVWPTRQETMQTALIVLAVCIVMSLVLWGIDGIMVRLVSLATGV, encoded by the coding sequence ATGAAAGCAAACGCTGAAACTCCTGATAGCTCAAGTGCAGCAGATACAATGAAGTGGATTGTCGCTTTTGTTCTGTTGGCTGCTGCTGTTGTGGGTAATTACCTGTATGGTGAATTGTCTGTTGTGATTCGCGCTGCAGGTGTAGTTGTGCTGATTGCTGCCGCACTAGGCGTTGCAGCAACAACAACTAAAGGTAAAGCTGCGATCGATTTTGCAAAAGAATCTCGAATGGAGATTCGTAAAGTTGTTTGGCCTACTCGCCAAGAAACTATGCAAACTGCATTGATCGTTTTAGCTGTATGTATTGTTATGTCTCTAGTGCTTTGGGGAATTGACGGCATTATGGTCCGTCTAGTTTCTCTAGCAACTGGGGTGTAG
- the coaA gene encoding type I pantothenate kinase: MSPFMSFDRERWSELRNSVPMTLSESDLKELQGINEKLTMEEAVEIYLPLSRLLNLYVAARQNRNSILHQFLDKKEKAPPFIIGIAGSVAVGKSTTARLLKALLSRWENHPKVELVTTDGFLYPNKVLEEKGLMSKKGFPESYDIKRLVKFVSDVKACQRNVTAPVYSHLTYNITDEEKCVDLPDVLIIEGLNVLQTGMNYPHEPHRVFISDFLDFSLYVDADSKQIKEWYINRFFKFRDGAFTKPGSYFSHYTKLSNQAALDKAEGIWRSINGLNLEQNILPTRERAHLILRKGADHMVEEVLLRK; the protein is encoded by the coding sequence ATGAGCCCATTTATGTCATTTGACCGCGAACGCTGGTCGGAGTTAAGGAATTCAGTTCCTATGACACTTTCTGAAAGCGACTTAAAAGAGCTTCAAGGCATCAATGAAAAGCTCACAATGGAAGAAGCTGTGGAGATCTATTTACCGCTATCTCGCCTATTGAACCTCTATGTGGCAGCCAGACAAAACAGAAATTCAATACTTCATCAATTTCTTGATAAGAAAGAAAAAGCGCCACCTTTCATCATCGGTATAGCAGGTAGTGTTGCGGTTGGAAAAAGTACAACGGCTCGGTTGCTCAAGGCATTATTATCGCGTTGGGAGAACCATCCAAAGGTAGAGCTTGTGACCACAGATGGTTTCTTGTATCCAAATAAAGTGCTGGAAGAAAAAGGCTTAATGAGCAAGAAAGGGTTTCCCGAATCCTACGACATCAAGCGTTTAGTGAAGTTTGTTTCTGATGTAAAAGCATGCCAAAGAAATGTCACAGCACCAGTATACTCGCATCTTACTTATAACATCACAGATGAGGAAAAATGCGTCGACCTGCCAGATGTGCTTATTATTGAAGGGCTTAATGTCTTGCAGACAGGCATGAACTACCCACACGAGCCGCATCGTGTCTTTATCTCCGATTTCCTCGACTTTTCACTCTACGTTGATGCTGATAGTAAACAAATTAAAGAGTGGTACATCAATCGTTTTTTCAAATTCCGCGATGGTGCGTTTACCAAACCAGGTTCATATTTTAGTCATTACACGAAATTATCAAACCAAGCAGCTTTAGATAAAGCGGAAGGGATCTGGCGCTCAATCAATGGCTTGAACCTAGAACAAAATATTCTCCCAACAAGGGAAAGAGCGCACCTAATCCTTCGTAAAGGTGCAGACCACATGGTTGAAGAAGTACTACTAAGAAAATAG
- the rplL gene encoding 50S ribosomal protein L7/L12, protein MSITNEQILDAVAEMSVMQVVELIEAMEEKFGVTAAAAVVAGGAAGGEAAAEQTEFDVILTGAGANKVQVIKAVRGATGLGLKEAKGLVDSAPAALKEGVDKAEAEALKAQLEEAGASVEVK, encoded by the coding sequence ATGTCTATTACTAACGAGCAAATCCTAGACGCAGTTGCAGAAATGTCTGTAATGCAAGTTGTTGAGCTTATCGAAGCTATGGAAGAGAAATTCGGCGTTACTGCAGCAGCTGCTGTTGTAGCTGGCGGCGCTGCTGGCGGCGAAGCTGCTGCTGAGCAAACTGAATTCGACGTTATCCTAACAGGTGCTGGCGCTAACAAAGTACAAGTTATCAAAGCTGTACGTGGCGCAACTGGCCTAGGTCTTAAAGAAGCTAAAGGTCTTGTAGACTCAGCTCCTGCAGCGCTTAAAGAAGGCGTTGACAAAGCTGAAGCTGAAGCTCTTAAAGCACAGCTAGAAGAAGCTGGCGCTTCTGTTGAAGTTAAGTAA